A genome region from Desulfobacterales bacterium includes the following:
- a CDS encoding diguanylate cyclase — translation MAKKTSKVRVLIVDDDSSVRNTIHEYIANAGFDPTAAASAEEALELVDNNDFAVVITDIRLPGMGGLELTKIIKQKNGADVIVVTGYSDDYSYEEAINIGASDFVIKPVRLEELLLRMRRVLKERQLSTERTRMMEKLQKLATTDGLTKLYNSRSFYSQLELEVDRFNRYKHPLSLLLLDIDNFKKFNDSYGHLEGDKVLVRFSQIIKECLRINDSAYRYGGEEFTVILPETNGDEAKTVAQRIRSTLEAENFTPTPDQSAKITISIGVTQYYPKEELSAFIRRADQAMYFSKQNGRNRVTVLLAEPHVQSKAKA, via the coding sequence ATGGCCAAAAAGACATCAAAAGTTCGTGTATTAATCGTCGATGACGATTCCAGCGTCAGAAATACGATACACGAGTATATTGCCAACGCCGGCTTTGATCCCACAGCAGCAGCCTCTGCTGAAGAAGCGCTTGAATTAGTTGATAATAATGATTTCGCCGTGGTGATTACCGACATTCGACTGCCGGGAATGGGGGGACTTGAACTGACCAAGATCATCAAGCAAAAAAACGGTGCCGATGTCATTGTGGTTACGGGTTACAGTGATGACTATTCCTATGAAGAAGCGATCAATATCGGCGCCAGTGATTTTGTCATCAAACCGGTGCGGCTTGAAGAGCTGTTGCTCAGAATGAGACGGGTGCTCAAAGAGCGTCAGTTGAGTACCGAACGTACCCGGATGATGGAAAAGCTGCAAAAACTTGCCACAACAGACGGCCTGACCAAGCTTTACAATTCCAGATCATTCTATTCGCAGCTCGAGCTGGAAGTGGACCGCTTTAACCGATACAAACATCCGCTTTCTTTGCTGCTGCTGGATATTGATAATTTCAAAAAGTTTAACGATAGCTATGGCCATCTGGAAGGCGATAAGGTCCTGGTGCGTTTTAGCCAGATTATCAAAGAATGTTTGAGAATTAATGACTCTGCGTATCGTTACGGTGGGGAGGAATTTACGGTGATCCTCCCGGAAACCAATGGCGACGAAGCCAAGACAGTTGCCCAGCGCATCCGTTCAACGCTGGAAGCTGAAAACTTTACACCGACGCCCGATCAATCTGCAAAGATCACCATCAGCATCGGGGTGACCCAGTATTATCCTAAAGAAGAACTATCCGCTTTTATTCGGCGAGCAGACCAGGCGATGTATTTTTCGAAACAAAATGGGCGCAACCGCGTTACGGTCCTGCTGGCTGAACCCCATGTCCAGTCCAAAGCCAAAGCTTAG
- a CDS encoding rhomboid family intramembrane serine protease encodes MIPLRDTTPTRHFPVVNTTIIAINIVVYFLQLAQGDEINHFIYIYGLVPARYSLPQIADYFTFGQQAFSLLSFMFLHGSFWHILGNMWSLYIFGDNVEDHLGPIRYAVFYLLCGVASGLSHLVLNLHSNLPTIGASGAIAGVMGAYFILHPRSKILTLIPIIFIPYFINIPAFIFLGLWFLLQFINAASSQGVGGGIAWWAHIGGFIFGLLFLKLFDALPVTDMSRRIRHYTTKKKTPRLQVIRPAASGNDQHLYGLIKITPHEAAAGTRKLVNIPLGFKKRMFNVKVPAGIANGTVLRLKGLGQRYGTQAKGDLYLKVLIES; translated from the coding sequence ATGATCCCTTTACGCGACACAACACCCACGCGCCATTTTCCGGTTGTCAACACGACGATCATCGCCATCAATATCGTGGTGTATTTTTTGCAGCTGGCGCAGGGCGATGAGATTAACCACTTCATTTACATATACGGCCTGGTGCCGGCGCGCTATTCACTTCCCCAGATTGCCGACTATTTTACATTTGGCCAGCAAGCATTTTCACTGCTGTCATTCATGTTTTTGCATGGCAGTTTCTGGCATATCCTGGGTAATATGTGGTCTCTTTATATCTTCGGTGATAACGTCGAAGACCACCTCGGCCCCATCCGCTATGCAGTATTTTATTTGTTGTGCGGCGTTGCATCCGGGCTTTCACACCTGGTGTTGAACCTGCATTCGAATTTACCGACCATCGGCGCCAGCGGTGCGATCGCCGGCGTAATGGGAGCTTATTTTATTTTGCACCCTCGGTCAAAAATCCTAACCCTTATACCGATTATTTTTATCCCCTATTTTATCAATATCCCGGCCTTTATATTTTTGGGCTTATGGTTTCTGTTACAGTTTATCAATGCCGCCAGCAGCCAGGGTGTTGGGGGCGGCATCGCCTGGTGGGCTCATATTGGCGGTTTTATCTTCGGTCTTCTTTTTTTGAAGTTGTTCGATGCGCTGCCGGTTACGGATATGTCACGCCGCATCCGCCATTACACCACCAAGAAAAAAACACCTCGACTGCAGGTCATCCGTCCTGCGGCTTCCGGTAATGATCAGCACCTGTATGGCCTGATCAAGATTACGCCGCATGAGGCTGCAGCCGGCACCCGCAAACTGGTCAATATTCCACTGGGGTTCAAAAAGAGAATGTTCAATGTCAAGGTGCCGGCCGGCATTGCCAACGGGACGGTTTTGCGACTAAAGGGTTTGGGACAGCGCTACGGAACACAGGCAAAGGGGGATCTGTATCTAAAGGTCTTAATTGAGTCTTAG